In Gemmatimonadetes bacterium T265, one DNA window encodes the following:
- a CDS encoding peptidyl-prolyl cis-trans isomerase, whose amino-acid sequence MRARRSLVLRVAAFAVLAPVVACARARAANPGAAPLPAAIPSVAGPVVTQYAMRYVDVAVGTGAPAEPGQVYTVHYTGWLRDGTRFDSSRDRGEPIRFEQGRRRVIAGWDAGFEGMRVGGRRRLFIPYQLAYGVRGRGPIPPRAELIFDVELVGVSPAPAADSARGR is encoded by the coding sequence ATGCGTGCCCGCCGTTCCCTCGTCCTGCGCGTCGCGGCCTTCGCGGTGCTCGCGCCCGTCGTCGCGTGCGCCCGCGCCCGCGCCGCCAACCCCGGCGCGGCGCCGCTGCCCGCCGCGATCCCGTCCGTCGCGGGCCCGGTCGTCACGCAGTACGCGATGCGCTACGTCGACGTCGCCGTCGGAACGGGGGCGCCGGCCGAGCCAGGGCAGGTGTACACGGTGCACTACACGGGATGGCTGCGCGACGGTACCAGGTTCGACTCGTCGCGCGACCGCGGCGAGCCGATCCGCTTCGAGCAGGGCCGGCGGCGCGTCATCGCGGGCTGGGACGCGGGGTTCGAAGGGATGCGCGTGGGCGGCCGCCGCCGCCTCTTCATCCCCTACCAGCTCGCGTACGGCGTGCGCGGGCGCGGCCCGATCCCGCCGCGCGCGGAGCTGATCTTCGACGTCGAGCTCGTCGGCGTGTCGCCGGCGCCCGCGGCGGACAGCGCGCGCGGCCGGTGA